The Hyphomicrobium sp. MC1 genome window below encodes:
- the pncB gene encoding nicotinate phosphoribosyltransferase: MTVTDIATRTYNHNFRLDPIIRSLLDTDFYKLLMLQMIRKVHPDVRVTFSLINRSKDVRLADIIDEGELRAQLDHARALRFTKKELIWLAGNSFYGETQMFGADFIAWLADFQLPDYELRKVDGQYELDFAGPWTHTTMWEIPALAIVNELRSRAAMRAKGRFALDVLYARAKAKLWQKVERLRALPDVVVSDFGTRRRHGFLWQRWCVEALKEGLDGHFIGTSNVLLAMDADLEAIGTNAHELPMVEAALADSDEDLAKAPYRVLEQWRQEYRGNLLIALPDTFGTKAFLARAPDWLAGWTGFRPDSAPPIEGGEQIIAWWKAHGVDPRGKLLIFSDGMDIDSIEDTYRHFHGRVRTSFGWGTNLTNDFRGCDPDGAPGLDAISLVCKVTRVNGKPAVKLSDNSAKATGESAEMKRYERVFGVEGRARHAVRV; encoded by the coding sequence ATGACCGTCACCGACATTGCGACGCGTACCTACAATCACAATTTTCGGCTCGATCCGATCATCCGCAGTTTGCTCGATACCGATTTCTACAAATTGCTGATGCTGCAAATGATCCGCAAGGTCCACCCGGACGTGCGGGTGACTTTCTCGCTCATAAACCGCTCGAAGGATGTGCGTCTTGCCGACATCATCGATGAGGGCGAGTTGCGTGCTCAGCTCGATCATGCGCGTGCTCTACGTTTTACCAAGAAGGAGCTGATCTGGCTCGCCGGTAACAGCTTTTACGGCGAAACGCAGATGTTCGGTGCCGACTTTATCGCATGGCTCGCCGATTTTCAGTTGCCGGATTATGAGCTTCGCAAAGTCGATGGTCAGTATGAACTCGATTTCGCGGGGCCTTGGACCCATACGACCATGTGGGAAATTCCGGCGTTGGCGATCGTCAACGAACTCAGGTCGCGCGCCGCGATGCGCGCCAAGGGTCGCTTTGCGCTCGACGTGCTCTACGCGCGCGCCAAGGCGAAGCTCTGGCAGAAGGTGGAGCGGCTGCGCGCTCTGCCGGACGTTGTCGTTTCCGACTTCGGCACGCGGCGTCGGCACGGATTTCTATGGCAACGTTGGTGCGTCGAAGCACTGAAAGAAGGGCTGGACGGACACTTTATCGGAACGTCGAATGTGCTGCTCGCAATGGACGCCGATTTAGAAGCTATCGGCACCAACGCTCACGAATTGCCGATGGTGGAAGCCGCTCTTGCCGATAGTGACGAGGATTTGGCGAAGGCGCCCTATCGTGTCTTGGAGCAATGGCGGCAGGAATACCGCGGAAATCTGCTGATCGCGTTGCCCGATACTTTCGGGACCAAAGCCTTTCTGGCGCGCGCGCCCGATTGGCTTGCAGGATGGACTGGCTTTCGCCCGGACAGCGCGCCTCCGATCGAGGGTGGAGAACAGATTATCGCTTGGTGGAAGGCGCACGGTGTCGATCCGCGCGGAAAACTACTAATCTTCTCCGACGGTATGGATATCGACAGTATCGAAGACACGTATCGTCATTTTCACGGGCGGGTGCGAACCAGCTTTGGCTGGGGCACCAATCTCACCAATGATTTTCGCGGCTGCGATCCGGACGGCGCTCCTGGTCTTGATGCGATCTCGCTTGTCTGCAAGGTCACGCGCGTCAATGGCAAACCGGCGGTCAAGCTGTCTGACAATTCCGCGAAAGCCACAGGGGAGTCTGCGGAAATGAAACGCTACGAGCGTGTCTTTGGAGTGGAGGGTCGTGCCCGTCATGCGGTGCGCGTGTGA
- a CDS encoding TonB-dependent siderophore receptor, producing the protein MRIALAFATVGISAQEASAQVPASPNTKLPAVNVMADDDSDAPSKKVKAPAAAQQISTPAASNSSDSSATVDSSDIAVSPTGTPESVDQIGSSVTVITAKEIAAQQRRTLPDVLKMVPGLNIVQTGGPGGQTSVFMRGTNSNHTKILIDGIDVSDPTTPNRTFDLGQMLAMDIERVEVLRGPQSGLYGADALGGVILIYTKRGYGPPKATAMVEGGSFGTFNQAASISGGTNKYNYYFNVSHFRADDIPVTPENLLLPGEQRHSNRYDNRTYSSKVGVDITKDVTVNLVARYTDGTLHYTGDAYDPFTNTSYPAPYQSGSDVDDFYSRSEVVWRTFSNLTNYFGINYSNSQTDNIDHVNLTGNSYYQGDRVKYDWRNVWNLAPGYTLVTGAEHQIEQFDGRQINEVFSGGGSFYEGQHTFAEEWNNGVYTELQAEVIRNLFVAANVRYDDNENFGGHTTWRVAPAYVIESTGTKIKGSIGTGFKAPSLSQRFQDYPAYFFYGNPDLKPEENTGYDVGFEQAIFGGRAQFGATYFRNDITDLIESTYDPTTFVSTYANVGKAKTDGVEAFISADLTKDLRIRADYTYTQATNEDTGGWLLRRPHNKASVTLGWTPTEKLLLTGAVLYYGDSLDINRATFENEFLPSFTVVNVAADYKLTDNMSIYGRIDNLFDEHYEIPDGFLATGIGAYGGIRFTN; encoded by the coding sequence ATGCGGATAGCATTAGCCTTTGCAACAGTTGGAATTTCAGCTCAGGAAGCGAGCGCGCAAGTTCCAGCTTCGCCGAATACCAAGTTGCCGGCGGTCAACGTCATGGCAGACGACGACAGCGATGCGCCGTCCAAAAAGGTCAAGGCGCCGGCAGCGGCCCAACAGATTTCAACGCCGGCCGCTTCGAATTCCAGCGATTCTTCGGCGACCGTCGATTCCTCTGACATCGCGGTGTCTCCAACGGGTACGCCCGAGTCCGTCGATCAGATCGGAAGTTCTGTCACCGTTATCACCGCAAAAGAAATCGCGGCTCAACAGCGCCGCACGCTGCCTGACGTTTTGAAGATGGTTCCCGGCCTCAACATTGTGCAGACCGGCGGTCCTGGCGGTCAGACGTCGGTATTCATGCGCGGAACGAACTCCAATCACACGAAGATTCTGATCGACGGCATCGACGTCAGCGATCCGACCACACCCAATCGTACGTTCGATCTGGGCCAGATGCTCGCCATGGATATCGAACGCGTCGAAGTTTTGCGTGGTCCGCAGAGTGGTCTTTACGGCGCCGATGCGCTCGGTGGCGTGATCCTGATTTACACGAAGAGGGGCTATGGTCCGCCGAAGGCGACTGCCATGGTCGAGGGTGGCTCATTTGGAACGTTCAATCAGGCTGCGAGCATCAGCGGCGGCACGAACAAGTACAACTACTACTTCAATGTCTCGCATTTTCGCGCCGACGACATCCCCGTGACACCCGAGAATTTACTTCTTCCGGGAGAGCAGCGTCATTCGAACCGATACGATAACCGGACCTACTCATCGAAAGTCGGTGTCGATATCACCAAGGATGTGACGGTCAATCTCGTCGCCCGATACACCGACGGCACGCTGCATTACACGGGTGACGCTTACGATCCGTTCACAAACACATCTTATCCGGCGCCATATCAATCGGGTTCCGACGTCGATGATTTTTACTCGCGCAGCGAAGTAGTCTGGCGCACGTTCAGCAATCTGACGAACTATTTCGGCATCAATTATTCCAACTCTCAGACCGATAATATCGACCACGTCAACCTCACTGGCAACAGCTACTATCAAGGCGACCGGGTTAAGTACGATTGGCGCAATGTTTGGAACCTCGCGCCGGGCTATACGCTGGTTACAGGCGCCGAACATCAGATCGAGCAATTTGATGGCCGCCAGATCAATGAGGTCTTTTCCGGTGGCGGTTCTTTCTATGAGGGCCAGCACACATTCGCAGAGGAGTGGAACAACGGTGTCTATACGGAGCTTCAGGCTGAGGTCATTCGCAATCTCTTCGTCGCGGCGAACGTGCGCTACGATGATAACGAGAACTTCGGCGGTCATACGACTTGGCGCGTTGCGCCCGCGTATGTAATCGAGAGCACGGGAACCAAGATCAAAGGCAGCATTGGCACGGGCTTCAAAGCCCCAAGCCTCAGCCAGCGGTTTCAGGATTATCCCGCTTACTTTTTCTATGGAAACCCTGATCTCAAACCGGAGGAAAATACCGGTTACGATGTCGGCTTCGAGCAAGCAATTTTCGGTGGCCGTGCACAGTTTGGCGCCACCTACTTCCGGAACGATATTACCGATCTGATCGAGAGCACTTACGATCCAACGACCTTCGTTTCAACGTATGCCAATGTCGGTAAGGCGAAAACGGATGGCGTCGAAGCGTTTATTTCAGCGGATTTGACGAAGGATCTTCGTATCCGTGCGGATTATACCTACACGCAGGCAACCAACGAAGATACGGGCGGATGGCTTCTGCGCCGCCCGCACAACAAGGCGAGCGTCACTCTCGGGTGGACGCCGACGGAGAAGCTGCTCCTGACGGGTGCGGTGCTCTACTACGGTGACTCGCTCGACATCAATCGCGCGACATTCGAGAACGAGTTCTTGCCGAGCTTCACGGTGGTCAACGTCGCGGCCGACTACAAGCTGACCGACAATATGAGCATCTACGGCCGCATCGATAACCTTTTCGACGAGCACTACGAGATTCCTGACGGCTTCCTGGCGACCGGCATCGGCGCCTATGGCGGCATCAGGTTTACGAACTAA
- a CDS encoding alpha/beta fold hydrolase, translating to MGGYREVLVRSEGPPPEVFEAFVSRTATEQRHTLGTSHPERYNPDTWTDEYAHLSKPGQHAIQSALLYDYRTNVASYPEWQAWLRAHKPPTLVVWGRNDPSFIAPGAEAFKRDLPDAEIHLLDAGHFALDEKNDDIARLILQFLAKHVDRAAP from the coding sequence GTGGGCGGCTATCGCGAAGTACTGGTCCGATCCGAAGGCCCCCCCCCCGAAGTATTTGAAGCATTTGTTTCGCGGACAGCGACCGAGCAGCGCCACACCTTGGGCACATCGCATCCGGAGCGTTACAATCCGGATACGTGGACGGACGAGTACGCTCATCTCTCAAAACCCGGACAGCACGCCATACAATCCGCGCTTCTCTACGATTATCGCACGAACGTCGCATCCTATCCGGAATGGCAAGCGTGGCTGCGGGCGCACAAGCCGCCGACGCTGGTGGTGTGGGGACGGAATGATCCCTCGTTCATTGCGCCGGGTGCCGAAGCATTCAAGCGCGACCTACCCGATGCCGAAATACATTTGCTTGATGCAGGACACTTCGCGCTGGACGAGAAAAATGACGACATCGCTCGTCTGATACTCCAATTCCTGGCGAAACATGTCGACCGGGCCGCGCCCTAA
- a CDS encoding alpha/beta fold hydrolase, translating into MESTSASTTYHRVAVDGVGIFYREAGPKNAPAIVLLHGFRPPLASSTRSFLCSRRAIM; encoded by the coding sequence TTGGAATCGACGTCCGCTTCGACGACTTATCACCGCGTTGCGGTCGACGGCGTCGGCATTTTTTATCGCGAGGCCGGCCCGAAGAACGCACCGGCGATCGTTCTGCTGCATGGATTCCGTCCGCCTCTCGCGAGTTCGACACGCTCATTCCTCTGCTCGCGACGCGCTATCATGTGA
- a CDS encoding cation diffusion facilitator family transporter codes for MSETALSKRVVYAALIGNLLVAATKFVAAAATGSSSMLSEAVHSLVDTGNEALLLYGYFRSSRRPDDTHPLGYGRELYFWSFIVSLLLFAIGAGVSIYEGIDHIIEPNPITNPGVNYIVLAMSAVFEGTSWWIALKRFGKLKGRRGYWETVRDSKDPPSFMVLFEDTAALIGIAIAAAGNFAAQHWDISWVDGAASILIGIVLAIAATVLARENKALLIGERASDEVISSILSLAISEQSVDGANNVFALHLAPDQILVALSLEFSDELRTPQIEAAVVRLEERIRAKHPEVISLFIKPQTRRTFEKMRAEFYGDSEETG; via the coding sequence ATGAGCGAAACCGCACTTTCCAAAAGAGTCGTCTACGCCGCCCTCATCGGCAATCTGCTCGTCGCCGCCACTAAATTTGTCGCCGCGGCGGCGACCGGAAGCTCGTCGATGCTGAGCGAGGCGGTGCATTCGCTGGTCGACACCGGCAACGAAGCTCTGCTGCTCTATGGCTATTTCCGCTCCAGCCGCCGCCCCGACGACACACATCCTCTGGGGTATGGCCGCGAACTGTATTTCTGGAGCTTCATCGTCTCGTTGCTGCTGTTCGCGATCGGCGCTGGCGTGTCCATCTACGAAGGCATCGATCATATCATCGAGCCGAATCCCATCACCAATCCAGGCGTCAACTATATCGTATTGGCGATGTCGGCGGTCTTCGAGGGAACGTCTTGGTGGATTGCGCTGAAGCGCTTCGGTAAGCTGAAGGGCCGGCGCGGATACTGGGAAACGGTGCGCGACAGCAAAGATCCGCCCTCGTTCATGGTGCTGTTCGAAGACACTGCAGCGCTCATCGGTATTGCAATTGCGGCGGCCGGAAACTTCGCCGCACAGCATTGGGATATTTCCTGGGTCGATGGCGCAGCGTCGATTCTCATCGGCATCGTTCTCGCCATCGCCGCCACCGTCCTTGCACGCGAGAACAAGGCGCTCCTTATCGGCGAACGTGCCAGCGATGAAGTGATCAGTTCGATCCTCTCCCTCGCGATCAGTGAACAGAGCGTTGACGGCGCCAATAACGTCTTCGCGCTGCATTTGGCGCCCGATCAGATTCTGGTCGCACTGAGCCTAGAATTCTCCGATGAACTTCGCACGCCGCAAATTGAAGCCGCTGTCGTCCGTCTCGAAGAGCGAATTCGCGCCAAGCACCCGGAGGTCATATCGCTCTTCATCAAACCGCAAACGCGCCGCACGTTCGAAAAAATGCGCGCCGAATTCTATGGCGATAGCGAGGAAACCGGCTGA
- the lon gene encoding endopeptidase La: MKTLGETNPPTSEGSAPSSQGATPNIALPSDALILVPVRKLVLFPGLILPITVGRAKSISAVQQAVREERQIGIVLQRDPENDDPGPDDLHRVGTLANIIRYIAAPDGTHHIVVQGVQRIRILDFLPGTPFPVARVVNIPEPETRSTEIEARFRNLQAQALEAVQLLPQAPPELITTIQNATSPATLADLAAGYMDIPSEQKQSILETVDLSTRIDRVSALLAERIEVMRLTQEIGRQTKAAFDERQREAVLREQMAAIQRQLGEGDGKSQEVAELTEAIAKAKMPPEVESQAKKELARYQRMPEAAGEAGMIRTYLDWLIELPWSLPEAKPIDIAEARRILDQDHFGLEKIKTRIIEYLAVRKLAPQGKAPILCFVGPPGVGKTSLGQSIARAMGRPFVRVSLGGVHDEAEIRGHRRTYVGALPGNIIQGIKKAGARNCVMMLDEIDKMGRGIQGDPSAAMLEVLDPEQNSTFRDNYLGVPFDLSRVVFIATANMLDTIPGPLRDRMEIISLAGYTETEKLQIARRYLVKRQLEANGLKPEQADIDDEAIAAIIRGYTREAGVRNLERDIGQVFRHAAVQIAEGSTQHVHIGVADVSATLGQPRFENEVAMRTSVPGVATGLAWTPVGGDILFIEATRAPGKGGLILTGQLGDVMRESAQAAMTLVKSRATSLGIDPAIFERNDIHVHVPAGATPKDGPSAGVAMFMALVSLLTNRTIRSDTAMTGEISLRGLVLPVGGIKEKVVAAAAAGITRVMLPARNRRDYDDIPEDARNRLEFVWLERVDDAVAAALESAPAEKVET; this comes from the coding sequence ATGAAGACACTCGGTGAGACGAACCCACCAACGTCGGAAGGCTCTGCGCCTTCGAGTCAGGGCGCTACGCCGAACATTGCACTGCCGTCGGACGCACTGATCCTCGTGCCGGTTCGCAAGCTTGTGCTTTTTCCCGGCCTCATTCTGCCGATCACCGTCGGCCGCGCGAAATCCATTTCCGCAGTTCAGCAGGCCGTGCGTGAGGAACGCCAGATCGGCATCGTCCTGCAACGCGATCCGGAAAATGACGATCCCGGCCCCGACGATCTGCACCGCGTCGGCACACTTGCCAACATCATCCGCTACATCGCGGCACCCGACGGAACGCATCACATCGTCGTCCAGGGCGTGCAGCGCATTCGCATTCTGGATTTCCTTCCCGGCACCCCGTTCCCAGTGGCTCGCGTCGTCAATATTCCCGAGCCCGAAACGCGCTCGACGGAAATTGAAGCGCGCTTCCGCAATCTGCAGGCCCAGGCGCTCGAAGCCGTTCAGCTTCTGCCGCAAGCTCCGCCGGAACTGATCACGACGATCCAGAACGCGACATCTCCAGCCACCCTCGCCGATCTCGCGGCAGGCTACATGGATATCCCGTCCGAGCAGAAGCAGTCGATCCTCGAAACCGTCGACCTCTCGACGCGCATAGACCGCGTCTCGGCGCTCCTTGCCGAGCGCATCGAAGTCATGCGTCTCACCCAGGAAATCGGCCGACAGACCAAGGCCGCCTTCGACGAGCGTCAGCGCGAAGCCGTGCTGCGCGAGCAGATGGCCGCCATTCAGCGCCAGCTTGGCGAAGGCGACGGCAAATCGCAGGAGGTCGCCGAGCTGACGGAGGCCATCGCCAAAGCGAAAATGCCGCCCGAGGTCGAGAGCCAGGCCAAGAAGGAACTCGCACGCTATCAGCGCATGCCGGAAGCGGCAGGCGAAGCAGGCATGATCCGCACCTATCTCGACTGGCTGATCGAATTGCCGTGGAGCTTGCCGGAAGCAAAGCCGATCGACATCGCCGAAGCCCGGCGCATCCTCGATCAGGATCACTTCGGCCTCGAAAAGATCAAGACGCGCATCATCGAATACCTCGCGGTGCGCAAGCTGGCCCCTCAGGGCAAGGCTCCGATCCTGTGCTTCGTTGGTCCTCCAGGCGTCGGCAAGACGTCACTCGGCCAGTCGATCGCGCGCGCCATGGGCCGTCCGTTCGTACGCGTAAGCCTCGGCGGCGTTCACGATGAAGCCGAAATCCGCGGCCATCGCCGCACGTATGTCGGCGCGCTGCCGGGCAACATCATTCAAGGCATCAAGAAAGCCGGGGCGCGTAATTGCGTCATGATGCTTGACGAAATCGACAAGATGGGCCGCGGCATCCAGGGCGATCCATCGGCCGCAATGCTGGAAGTCCTCGATCCTGAACAGAACAGCACCTTCCGCGACAACTATCTCGGCGTGCCGTTCGACTTGAGCCGCGTCGTTTTCATTGCGACGGCGAACATGCTGGACACAATTCCTGGCCCGCTGCGCGACCGCATGGAGATCATCAGCCTTGCGGGCTATACGGAAACGGAAAAGTTGCAGATCGCGCGCCGCTATCTCGTCAAACGCCAGCTCGAGGCCAACGGCCTGAAGCCCGAGCAAGCCGATATTGACGACGAAGCAATCGCCGCGATCATTCGGGGTTACACCCGTGAGGCCGGCGTCCGCAATCTCGAACGCGATATCGGTCAGGTCTTCCGCCACGCCGCCGTGCAGATCGCGGAAGGCAGCACCCAGCATGTCCATATCGGCGTCGCGGACGTCAGCGCGACGCTTGGACAGCCACGCTTCGAGAACGAAGTCGCCATGCGCACGAGCGTCCCGGGCGTCGCGACCGGCCTCGCCTGGACACCCGTCGGCGGCGACATCCTGTTCATCGAAGCGACCCGCGCACCCGGCAAAGGCGGCCTGATCCTGACCGGCCAGCTCGGAGACGTCATGCGTGAAAGCGCCCAGGCGGCGATGACGCTCGTCAAGAGCCGCGCGACCTCGCTCGGTATCGATCCCGCCATTTTCGAACGAAACGATATCCATGTGCACGTCCCCGCCGGGGCTACGCCAAAGGACGGCCCGAGCGCGGGCGTCGCGATGTTCATGGCGCTCGTCTCGCTGCTGACGAACCGCACGATCCGCAGCGACACCGCAATGACCGGCGAAATCTCGCTGCGCGGCCTCGTGTTGCCGGTCGGCGGCATCAAGGAAAAAGTTGTTGCAGCAGCCGCGGCCGGCATAACCCGCGTGATGCTGCCCGCCCGTAACCGCCGCGACTACGACGACATCCCCGAGGATGCACGCAACCGCCTGGAGTTTGTCTGGCTCGAACGCGTCGATGATGCCGTCGCGGCCGCCCTCGAAAGTGCGCCTGCCGAAAAAGTGGAGACGTGA
- a CDS encoding Hsp20/alpha crystallin family protein produces the protein MSNKDPMSWMLSEAVESLARAERMHRQFFRLQPSGPANEPSWEPPIDVLETETEILVFVALPGVDPDNVTAAIDNGVLVVSGRRVLPRELRDAIIHRLELPQGRFERRLQLPAGRYAVRQFVQNGCLVFSLTKAG, from the coding sequence ATGTCGAACAAAGACCCGATGAGCTGGATGTTGTCCGAGGCCGTCGAATCCCTCGCCCGCGCCGAACGCATGCATCGCCAGTTTTTCCGGCTGCAGCCTTCGGGGCCAGCGAACGAACCTTCGTGGGAACCGCCTATTGACGTTCTGGAGACCGAAACCGAAATCCTGGTGTTCGTGGCGTTGCCGGGCGTCGATCCCGACAACGTCACAGCCGCCATTGACAACGGCGTTCTTGTCGTCTCGGGGCGCCGTGTCCTGCCGCGCGAGCTTCGCGACGCAATCATCCACCGCCTCGAGCTGCCGCAGGGCCGCTTCGAGCGCCGCCTTCAATTGCCGGCGGGCCGCTACGCCGTGCGGCAGTTCGTACAAAATGGCTGCCTTGTCTTTTCGCTGACAAAGGCCGGTTGA
- a CDS encoding CreA family protein has protein sequence MRYTWLAAALGLWMADAPGARADDIGCISTTFRLIGANDKVCISAFDDPKVPGVACHISQARTGGLKGTFGIAEDPSRFSIACRQVGPITVDIAKLADEEKVYSESTSLFFKHTHVYRAIDKKRNTLVYVAISDRLVDGSPYNAISTVPIMPWSGH, from the coding sequence ATGCGATATACTTGGTTGGCAGCGGCTCTCGGGCTTTGGATGGCCGACGCTCCGGGCGCCAGGGCGGATGACATCGGCTGCATCAGCACGACGTTCCGGCTGATCGGTGCCAACGACAAGGTCTGCATCAGCGCTTTTGACGATCCTAAAGTTCCTGGCGTAGCCTGCCACATCAGTCAGGCTAGGACGGGCGGTCTCAAGGGCACGTTCGGAATCGCTGAAGATCCGTCGAGATTTTCTATTGCTTGTCGCCAAGTCGGTCCGATCACCGTCGACATTGCGAAGCTCGCCGACGAAGAGAAAGTCTATTCGGAAAGCACGTCGCTGTTCTTCAAGCACACGCACGTTTACCGAGCCATCGACAAAAAGCGCAACACGCTGGTTTACGTCGCGATCAGCGACCGGTTGGTCGACGGCTCGCCCTACAACGCCATTTCGACGGTTCCGATCATGCCGTGGAGCGGGCACTGA
- a CDS encoding FdhF/YdeP family oxidoreductase, translating to MGKPEFIGKKSKAAGGWGALKSCGKKLLASGAPLSGAVTMLKANQPDGFDCPGCAWGDPEHGSSFEFCENGVKAVAWESTDKRVHPDFFKSHTVTELRTWTDYEVERAGRLTNPMRYDRATDRYVQVTWDEAFSEIGQVLRSLDSPDRAEFYTSGRASNEAAYIYQLFVRLYGTNNFPDCSNMCHEASGVALEQAVGIGKGSVLLEDFEKADAIFVIGQNPGTNHPRMLGDLRRAALRGAKIAVFNPVREKGLERFADPQDKLEMITGGSTAIANEYYQVRLGGDMAAIRGIAKAVLAADDAAIAAGHASLLDRAFLKQHTTSFEAYRAAVDATTWEHIEDQSGMSREQLEGLAKIYIESNRTICTWAMGVTQHRHSVQTIREIANFLFLRGNVGRPGTGLCPVRGHSNVQGDRTVGINEKPSKAFLDAMEKEFRVPMPRKSGHNVLAAIGAMLDGTAQAFIGLGGNFARATPDSPLIAKALMNQKLTVNIATKLNHGHLLPGEVSYVLPCLGRTEIDRNSDGVAQIVTVEDSMSMVHGSGGINKPASPELKSEIAIIAGIAEATVGSEIVDWKGLAHHYDRIRDLIARTIPGFHDFNTRVRKPRGFRLPNGPAERIWNTHSGKATFSDCELPVKTEHQRALGEHGTFVLQTFRSHDQYNTTVYGLDDRYRGIYGERRVVFVNPDDLAEIGANAGDRVDIIGLHDDGVERIAESFRVVPYQLPRGSVAGYYPELNVLVPISTAGELSDTPTSKSVLVTFRLSEQAQAA from the coding sequence ATGGGCAAACCCGAATTCATTGGCAAGAAGTCGAAAGCCGCTGGCGGCTGGGGCGCACTGAAAAGCTGCGGGAAAAAACTTCTCGCAAGCGGCGCGCCGCTGTCCGGCGCCGTCACGATGCTAAAGGCCAACCAGCCCGACGGTTTCGATTGCCCGGGTTGCGCATGGGGCGATCCCGAGCACGGCTCATCGTTTGAGTTCTGCGAGAACGGCGTCAAGGCCGTCGCCTGGGAATCGACGGACAAGCGCGTCCATCCCGACTTCTTCAAAAGCCACACCGTCACCGAGCTTCGCACCTGGACCGACTACGAAGTCGAACGCGCCGGCCGCCTGACCAACCCGATGCGTTACGACCGCGCAACCGACCGCTACGTTCAAGTCACCTGGGACGAGGCTTTCTCGGAAATTGGTCAGGTCCTGCGGAGCCTCGACAGTCCCGACCGCGCTGAATTCTACACCTCCGGTCGCGCATCTAACGAAGCCGCCTATATCTATCAGCTCTTCGTCCGCCTCTACGGCACGAACAATTTCCCCGATTGCTCCAACATGTGCCATGAGGCGAGTGGCGTAGCGCTTGAGCAAGCCGTCGGCATCGGTAAGGGCTCCGTTCTGCTCGAAGACTTCGAGAAGGCTGACGCCATCTTCGTCATTGGGCAAAACCCCGGCACCAATCACCCGCGCATGCTGGGTGATCTCCGTCGTGCCGCGCTACGCGGCGCCAAGATCGCGGTCTTCAATCCGGTCCGCGAAAAAGGACTTGAGCGCTTCGCCGACCCACAAGACAAGCTCGAAATGATCACCGGCGGCAGCACTGCGATCGCCAATGAATATTATCAGGTCCGTCTCGGCGGCGACATGGCCGCCATCCGCGGTATCGCCAAAGCCGTGTTGGCAGCCGATGACGCCGCAATTGCCGCCGGGCACGCCTCGCTTCTCGATCGCGCATTTCTGAAGCAGCACACAACCAGCTTCGAAGCCTATCGCGCCGCCGTCGACGCGACGACGTGGGAACATATCGAAGATCAGTCCGGCATGTCGCGCGAGCAGCTCGAAGGCCTGGCGAAAATCTATATCGAATCCAACCGCACGATCTGCACATGGGCAATGGGTGTCACCCAGCACCGCCACTCGGTGCAGACGATCCGCGAGATTGCGAATTTCCTGTTCCTCCGCGGCAACGTCGGTCGCCCCGGCACCGGTCTATGCCCTGTGCGCGGCCACTCTAATGTGCAGGGCGACCGCACGGTCGGCATCAACGAAAAGCCGTCGAAGGCTTTCCTTGACGCGATGGAAAAAGAATTCCGCGTGCCTATGCCCCGCAAATCCGGCCATAATGTTCTGGCCGCCATCGGCGCCATGCTCGACGGCACGGCGCAAGCGTTTATCGGCCTCGGCGGCAACTTCGCCCGCGCGACGCCCGACAGCCCGTTGATCGCCAAAGCGCTGATGAACCAGAAGCTGACGGTCAACATCGCAACCAAGCTCAATCATGGCCATCTGCTGCCGGGCGAAGTGAGCTATGTGCTCCCTTGCCTCGGCCGCACCGAGATCGACCGCAACTCCGATGGCGTCGCGCAGATCGTGACGGTCGAAGATTCGATGAGCATGGTGCATGGCTCGGGCGGCATCAACAAACCGGCTTCGCCAGAGCTGAAGTCTGAAATCGCCATCATTGCGGGTATCGCCGAAGCGACCGTCGGCTCCGAGATCGTCGACTGGAAAGGCCTCGCCCACCATTACGATCGCATCCGCGATCTGATCGCGCGAACCATTCCTGGCTTCCACGACTTCAACACGCGCGTTCGCAAGCCACGCGGCTTCCGCCTGCCGAACGGCCCAGCCGAACGCATCTGGAATACGCACTCGGGCAAGGCGACGTTCTCGGACTGCGAGCTTCCCGTAAAGACCGAGCATCAGCGCGCGCTCGGCGAGCACGGGACGTTCGTGCTTCAGACGTTCCGCTCTCACGACCAGTATAACACCACGGTCTACGGCCTCGACGACCGCTATCGCGGCATCTACGGTGAGCGCCGCGTCGTGTTCGTCAACCCGGACGACCTCGCCGAGATTGGCGCCAATGCCGGTGATCGCGTCGATATCATCGGCCTGCACGACGACGGCGTCGAACGCATCGCCGAAAGCTTCCGCGTCGTGCCCTACCAGCTGCCGCGCGGCTCCGTCGCCGGTTACTATCCCGAATTGAACGTGCTCGTACCGATTTCAACGGCGGGTGAACTCAGCGATACACCGACGTCAAAATCGGTTCTCGTGACCTTCCGGCTGTCCGAGCAAGCTCAGGCCGCATGA